The following is a genomic window from Thalassophryne amazonica chromosome 14, fThaAma1.1, whole genome shotgun sequence.
aattgaaaataaaaactaagaaatcacatgtattcacaccctttgctcaatattttcttgatgcacctttggcagcaattacagccgcaagtctacttgaatatgatgccacaagcttggtgcacctatctttgggcagttttgcccattcctctttgcagcacctctcaagctccagcaGGTTGGCTGGGTAGtgctggtgcacagccattttcagatctttccagagatgttcaatcgaattcaggtctgggctctggctgggccactcaaggacattcacagagttgtcctgaagccactgctttgatatcttggctgtgtgctttgggtcagtgtcctgctgaaagatgaaccgtcacctcagtctgaggtcaagagcgctctgcagcagattttcatccaggaagtctctgtacattgctgcattcatctttccctcaatcctgactagactcccagttcctgctgctgaaaaacatccccacagcatgatgctgccaccaccatgcttcactgtagggatggtgcctggtttcctccaaacatgacacctggcattcacaacaaagagttcaatctttgtctcatcagaccagagaattttgtttctcatggtctgagagtccttcaggtgccttttggaaaattCCAGccaggctgtcatgtgccttttactaaggagtggcttccgtctggccactttaccatacaggcctgattggtgaattgctgcagagatggttgtccctctggaaagatctctctccacaaaggaatgctgtagctctgacagagtgactatggGGTTCTAGGTCACCTCGCTGACTAAGGTCCCTTCTCccccagttgctcagtttagatagCTTTAGGAAGCTTCTTGGTGGAGCCAAACTTCTTCCTTTTACAGatcatggaggtcactgtgctcattggggccttcaaagcagcagaaatgtttctgtacccttcctcagatttgtgcctcaagacaatactgtctaggaggtctacagacaattcctttgacttcttgcttggtttgtgctctgacatgtactgtcaactgtgggaccttatatgtagacaggcgtgtgcctttccaaatcatgtccaatcaactgaatttatcccaggtggactccagttaagcttcagaaacatctcaaggatgatcagtggaaatgggagccatctgagctcaattttgagtttcatggcaaaggctgtgaatacttacgtacatgtgatttcttagtttttaaattgtcaaaaatctcaaaacttttgcacaattttggaataaggctgcaacgtaacaaaatgtagaaaaagaagTGCTGTATATACTATAGCTCATCTCAACCTGCTCCCAACGCTCACTATAGATCATGATGTCATCTGTTTTTGGAGACTCTTGTCTTGTGATAGTAGCAAAGCGGGCCTGCTCAACTCCAGAAACCAAAGTActtcaagtgcaagttaaaaggaCTGTCAATATAATGTGAAGAACCACACTCTCAAGCTtattctcatgttttgttttgttctttactTTATTGGACCATGTCCACTACACAAATGTGTTTTGACCCTAAGCTATTATCAGTTTTGTTCAGTCATATTTTTTGGCTGGGGGGGTTgacattttactttttaatttctcTGGAAGTAAAACAAGGACTATGAGGTGTACAGATGACATTTTGATCTGTCTTGAGAGTCGGATGCACGTTGAGATTAGCCTGGAGAGGGGGAGGtgcactctggagagaaggggaatgaaattgAGAGCAAAGCAAACAAGTGAACTAAACAATAGCGCAAATGGGTATGTGCAAGAGTGGAAGGGAGAGTTTACAAGactgtagtgagaccagctatgtcaggggtggccaagttcggtcccccATTTCATCcccatccaatgaaaggctcattaaaagtctgctaacgagtctttcattggattcaggtgtgttggagcagggagacaactaagagtgtcaggaaggtggctctcagggaccgaacttggccacccctgagctATGTTGTGCAGCTTAGAGATGGTAGCACTAACAAAAAagtcaggaggcagagctgaagatgctgccaTTTTGGGGGGGGCGTGATGATATGGATGGACAGCATTAGGAATGAATAAAtcagggacagcacaggtagagtggattggagacaaagtcagagaggtgagattgagacgttttggacgtgcagaggagggagccAGTGTATATCGGGAGAAGGATGATAAGAATGgggtcaccaggcaggaggagaagagggaggccaaagagggggTTTTTGGATGTGATGAGGGAGGACAGGCAGAAGGAGTTTCTGGACGGAATGACAGAACTGGGGTGAGCAATCTTCCACACAGAATTGATTAATTCATCGACAGACAACTAGTCATCCTTGAGTTTGAAAAGGTGTGTTAAAGTTGTTCAtttaatattaaataaataaaaggcaaaCTGACTTGTTGCTGCACTTTGAACATTAGCATTTTcttcttttatgtcatttttaaatgcactCTTCTTTCATTTGGGAACAGTTTGAACAAAACAAGTTATTTGACATAGTTGTtatatatacaaaatttgacagtAAATCCTTACATCACGAGACAAACCTTTGTGTACCTGTTTTGTAGACGGGTAAAAAGCGCACCTGTGGATCTACTGCCCATTTAAGTACTGTAGCTCCGCCTCTCAGTGAAGGCAGAAAGGTGACACTTGGACAGCTTTGTTATTGACCCTGACGGCAGTTGCTTCTTTTCACCTTCACGGTGCAGTGTGTAGTTGAGGCTTTAGCGTAGGAGTCGTTCCTGCACACAAAAGGAAGGAGGGATGGAAGAACCCACTGCTGCTGTTCCATGTAACAGTATCAGTAACAGGTAAGATTGATGGTGATGCGTTATGTCTTTGTCTCTTTTATCTCACTATGGGCTGGATGTCAATTTGCTTTTGCAAACATTTTCCAACGCTGCCTGAGAGCATCTTGATGTAGATGCATCCTTGTTCTTATCTCTGTCATCAGCTCAGTGTTTGCACTTTAGATTTTACTGTCACTTTTGAAAGAGGCTTTAAGTAATATTCTCTTCAAAGTAAATTGCCTGCATGGAAAATAAAAATTATAAGTCCCACTCAAAAGTAATTTGAAGCTGAATTGAAATCCGACTTGGTCATTCGAGCTCCGAGCAACAGAAACCTAATCCAGTGGCGTCTGTCTTTGGGAATATGCCAGAAAAGGGAAAGAGGAAGAAGGTCCCAGACCTTGAGGCCAGTCGGTGTCGATGCTTATCACTGGATTTCACAGCATGTTGGTAAGAGTCCAGTACTCTAGTActcctcctggacaggacaccagtccaatgcaggttacttcctcagccaaggcttGTACCTATTTGCGACTGAGTGGACTCGaccaatgtagatgaagtgtcttgtccaagaacacagacaggtagcatgactggaACGCAAACCAAGATCTACCTATCGGTAGTCCAATTCcttattccactgagctaccCACTCGGGTGCCACATGTTGTTGCTTTTTGAATTGTTACTCTGCTGTGTCTGGGTTTGTCCCAGTAGGACCGACCCTTATGGGTTTGAGAGATGTCATGATTTTGAATCCTACACGGAGATGATGGAGGAGTATGCCACCATCCTCAACAGAAGGTCCATGAGATGGTCCAAGCTCCTTCATGGGAAACCCCTTatagagaaaaacatgacaggtaCAATGAACACATTCAGAGTCACAttcaaaatatttttgttttgCTTATCATTTGTACTTGTGCACAGTGAAGAGGTTTGTACGTAAAGGTGTGCCCAATGAGCTCCGTGCAAAGATCTGGATGGCAGTTAGTGGTGCTCAGGAAAGGCTAGAGAAGAACCCTGGTTACTACGTGTCTCTGCTGGCCATGCAACACGACATGAAGGTTGAGGAGACCATTCGTACAGGTGAGACCGGCTGCCTCTACTGCACTTGTGCTCATGTACACATGGCACAATCCTCCTTATGTTTGTTTGGTAGACTTGCATCGGACATTTCCTGACAACGTCCTCTTCCAGGCCAAAGCACAACCAGGCCTGCAGAGGGCGCTGTGCAACGTGCTGCTGGCCTACGGACACCATAATAAAACAGTCGGCTACTGTCAGGTAAACACACATTCCTTCTATGTAACCATctgtttatcaaaaaaaaaaaaaaaaacgaccagtTTATTCTCGACCTGTTCAAATTCATCTTTACGACTTTCTCCTCACATAACTTTCTGTGCTGCCTTCAGTAATCCCCCAGactcccccaataaagcaaaactgcacatttcagaggccttttattgtggccagcctaaggcacacttgtgcaataatcatgctgactaatcagcatcttgatatgccacacctgtgaggtgacacagatttagacagatttgtgagacatatttgagagaaatagatcttttgtgagtatagaaaatgttttagatctttgagttcagttcatgaaaaatgggagcaaaaaacaaaagtgttgcatttgtattttatgtacaatgacaataaaggcacttcttcttcttctacttctttTCCATTTACCCGTCTTGTTGTGATGGCCTGTCTGAAATGTATAATTATTTCTAAATGTAGACATTCATTCATGAAAACCAAGTAATTTCAATTTGGAAGAGATGTATACATTTCTGTGAGCCACAAACAGCACTGTCACAACCCCAAAACACACAgtgcacaaactaagcacaaactaAGTGATaccgtttagtttttttttgttgtttttttaagtagCGTACATTTTCACATGAAAATGCTGGTGTTCCTAATACACATGCAGCATTGCTGTGTATGCGGAGTTAACGCATCACTTTATGGGTAAGGCTCATCAGTAGAATTTTTAATATCTTCTGATTAACTTATTCCATCATCCAGCTGTCTTAGTTGCAACATCATGTTGTAGCCGTGTTCCATTAAAAGCTCATTAATATTTAGCtgtatgtatttgtttttatctGTTTACACGCTATTTGTTGTAGGGTATGAACTTCATTGCAGGCtacctcatcatcatcaccaaagATGAAGAAATATCTTTCTGGCTCCTGGATGCGCTGTTGGGGCGAGTTCTCCCAGGTAAAAACTTCTGTTGGATCATTTCGTCATATGAATTTCATGTTTGTGTGACAGTTTAGTTTGTGACTTTACTCCCTTAAACCAGCAACAACAACTAGAACTATTATTGATGTATTTGTACCACACATTTAAGAAAACCAACTTCAAACTGCTTTACAACAAATAAATCATAAAGCCATTAACCTGTTAATGCCCAGATttgtttttataagtggaaaaagttgcataccTTTGAGATTGTTTTATTGTGAGTATAAAATGACAGTTATACACTTCgtcaacaattgttgccagtggggcaaaacgggttaagGCACATGAATTTCAAATAGAATGTTACATCAGTCGTAAACAAGGCGTCAGTCATGCTGCAACTGATGCCATGACTATTTTTTTATGAAGTATAGATGTAGCCAAGCTTTAATTTAGTCACAGCTATAAAGAACTCTATCATTGCAAGTAATGGTAGTGAACCCAGATTTGAGCCTTGTGGCACTCCACTTGAACGTTATTCTTCACAGCATTTCTGTTCTAAAATCAGTTTAAAACTGTCATTGTACAACACAAGCAGAAGTGTATTCCTCTTAATGCGTATTCCGACAGATTACTACACCATGGCCATGCTGGGCCTGAAGACTGACCAGGAGGTTCTTGGTGAACTGGTGAAGGTGAAAGCCCCTGCAGTAGGTCAGCTCATGGACCAGTATCCTGGTGTGTGGACCCTGGTGGTAACACGTTGGTTCATCTGCCTCTATGTTGACATACTTCCCATCGAGGTGTGTTGTAGATGCAATACATGTATGTTCATCTTATTATGGATACAGTAAACACTTAGTGGCCGTGACGACATACTGAACCAAAGTCTTTCTCTCTGTACTTGCAGACAGTTCTAAGGATCTGGGACTGTCTTTTCTACGAAGGTTCTAAAGTACTTTTCCGTGTAGCTTTGACTCTTGTACTTCACCACCAGCCCGCAATCCTGAGAAGCCGATCATTGTGCGACGTGTGCGAGTGCTTCAAACAGATTACCTGTGGAACTTTCACTTTGGACTGCCACACCTTCATGCAGGTACGAAAGGTGAACAAAGTCAGTGCAACACATATAGGCCCTTTGTGGCACTAATTTGTGGAACCCATGAAAAGTTTGTGCCCCAGCCACACGTTCTGTATATTCTGGGTTTCGTCTCCCGTTTTGTTGTATATTTGAGTGTTCAGTTCACATTATGAGGACAAGCTGTTAAATAGACGGGTTGTGCATGTGTCTCATGATTCAGCTTGTTTATGCTTCATTTTACAGAAAATCTTTACACAACCTGGAAACCTGTCCAGGGCAACTATTGACAAACTGAGGGAGAGATGCAGACGACGAATCCAGGAGGAAGAATCTGGACAGCTGTGAGGTTTTTAATTCAAAACAGCTGTTTGTTCTAAGAAAAACTCATGCACTGAACTAATAACTTAATGGACATGAGAGTTTCTGAATACTTCCATTTTGAGTGTATCAATTTACCCTCTAATTCAAGTCATTTACCTTTACATTTCCTATAACTCCCCAAAAATCATgaccttgggtcatcttcaaggctctctctgccccttaaATTCAGCtgtccacttctgcactgtagatatggagggagcttcatcccctaatgtagcaaccatgtccacatgaatgtccttgggctttaaccccttcttatgcaggtacttaatcacaccgcgatgccagagtttgtccatttttgccgtttccctctaccacgaactttcaaacttggctatgaaccacaaactacctcacaacctggaagaaaataagtcatcagaagagttgaacttaatgcatgccaagttttatttaaatggcatttctccttctgggtgagccttagaacttttcagcctaccctcgtatgcttAAATTCATTAGGCCCCAGTTTTCCGTTTTtcttatatatatacaaaaaaataaaataaaattcagccCATTTTCTTCAACCTTTGGCAAAATTACTCCAGAATCAGATCGCTGCCAAATATCTGTCTGACCATGACCATTGAGTCATCTTGTCCACAAACACCAGTGAAACTATACCTGCTCTTGCCCCGTCACTGTCATGCAGGGTAAAGATCTGAGTGCAACACAAATCCTGCACAGAGCCATCAAACTGAAATTCAGATTCAGAATGTCATTCATTGCAATGTTCTTTCATGCACTTtttgtggaggtgatggtctagtggttaagcattgggcttgagaccagaggatcctcagtttaaatcccaacctgaccagaaaatcactaatggcccttgggcgaggtccttaatcccctattgctcccagtgtgtagtgggcgccttgcatggcagcactgacATCAGGGTGCATGTGAGGCATTACTATAAAGcacttttgagcatctgatgcagatggaaaagcgatatGTAAATGCAGTCTAGTTACTAttttgtcaatttcaatttaatagtaccaaatcacaaggcTGCCTCAGCAAGCAcagaagcaacagtggtaaggaaaaactccctctgatgatagaggaagaaacctcaagcagaccagactcaaaggggtgacccactgctttgatCATACTACGAAAAAGGTCAAAGATGAACAGGTTGAACTGCTGATGCATGAACAAAAAAAGAAgtcaaactttaatttctttttactGACAATCAAAATAGAAATGAAAGTGAAAtcacattttattgaggaaaagGAATCTGTACCATCACAAACAAAACATTTAGTCACAATAGCAGGTTTAATGAGAACCATTCCAGACTGTGCGAGAGGATGAATGAGTACATTTGCAGCATTAGTTTTACGTCTATCTTGATGTGGTACAACTGGGAAGGCACTGATTAAGCCTgatggtattttgttttgttcaaaCCCTTTGATAGACTGTATATTTTCACACTGTATATTTTTAGTAATTAAAATCctcaaaaatgactttttttttggggggggggggggggggggcaagtacATACAGTAAGAACTGTTGTATATTCCTGCTGTTTACCGTGATGACCTGAGCACATCCATCCTCACATTTTTCTTAATTTCATGATTTAAATCATCTGAATATTGTAACAACAGCATCTGAATGCATCACTAGTCTGaagaggaagaaaatgaaaaaaagctTCATATTTCCTTTGTAAAACTGTCAAGATGCTGTTCTTCATGCCAAATGAGTCAAGGAGCACATATGGCGAAAAGTGTCAGAGCTTTGCATCTCAGACAGTTACTAATCAACATGATTATTCCCTTTACAGTAACAGGCAGCTCCTTTGACCTCTAAACTGGCCACCAAAAAACACACGGCAAGAAATGCAAAAGAGCATCCCTCAAAAGCacagaaataaatattaaatgcaATGCCTGGTGTCAAACCGAACACTAAAGAAGGTAGAGTTTGTCTTTTAATTACAATTCAAAGTATTTATTAAACCAAAACAAGAGGTAAGTCTATTCAGAAAGCGCATGTCAACCTCAAACAGAAGCTACCAAGTGAAAACATCAGTTTCTAGCGTTAAGATGGAGTCACACTGAGGGGGGGGAGCTTTACAGAAGAGGACCAGAGAGGGGCGGGGTCTAAGTCCTGAAAAACAGTGGTTAAGGGTGTAATTGTGTGTTCTGATCTCAGAGACGAGCAACTGACAGTCTCATATGGTCTGGTAGCCGGCGTGGCTCCTCTTCCTGCCGATGAGATACGCCAAAAGCACGATGACGACAAGCCCCGCCAAGGCGGCTCCGACGACGATCGGGATCAACATGTCATCTTCATCCAGCTGGCACTCCTCAGCTGAGACAGAGAGAGGAGGACATGTTCAGGATTCAGGAGAAAGAGCAACACACTTGTTCCACAAAGCTCGTGTGTACCTGATCCAAACTGATCCCCCGTCACACCGAATGGCTGAACCTGCAACTCAAAGGTGCTGACGGAGAAGTCCGGGGTCACACGCAGAGTTTGTGCTGTCCGGCACATGTACGAGTGGCCCAGTGTGCCCCGCAAGTAATCCAGACTGTTATTATGTTCTGTGAAGTGCTCTGAGGGGACAGTCAGAAAAATAAGgtgttagtttaaaaaaaaaaaaaaaaaaacacctcaataaataataaaaatgagaTTTTTCCCCTGTTTGCAGGATTAATCCAAAACTAATCTGTTTTCAGAAGCACTTATTGAGAAGGTCAACCCTTTTTTACACTGATAAGTCAACTATGCATTAAAGGCGATTTAAATAAAATTAAGGAATATAAACTATTAAAAGGAACAGAAAACTGTTTAACAAAATGTAACAGATGATTTTGGACTTTTGTCACAATAACCATTTTGGAAGTAATACCATCTCTAAAAACATTACTGTCACATTAAgacagttttacaaagctgaatacAAGTACACCCTTTCAAAGAGTAATTAAGTTTTAATTCTGAAGTATATTCAGACACTAGAAtatagaaaaaaatatatatacacatcagtGGCCTAAATAACTAAACAAAATGGACACTGACTCGGACAAaatttgaaaggaaaaaaaaaaaactgcttgacAGAGCAGAGTTTTGTTCACATTAATGTGAAAACACTCAATTGGCTTAAACCCAAAATGTTTCCACAATAGCGGCGCAGTGGAATGTGGCTTTGAAACAGATCATCTGGATTTAGTCTTTAAAACTTTATGGCTGGAATTATGGAGTCTACACGACACCTGCTACACTgttgctgtctgtgtgtgcacatgtaccagagccccccccccccccgccaatggGGAAACGCAACGCTTCATGTACAGTAGATAATACTGCATTAGAAGCACAGAGAAAAGTGCCAGCATGTTTTTATACACACACTTCTGATCATTCAGCTCAGATACTGTGAAATACTGCAGTGCACCATTTTAGTGAAAATACAGTTCATTGGGTCATTTTTGTGTAAACAAACATGCATGTAAACATTGTAGTGAAAATGCAGTTCATTGTGGTGTCATTTTGTGTAAACAGGTAGTATCTGTCTCAAGACAGCTATCAAAATTTTGTCCATAGCTCCTGTGATGTTTATATAGTAAGTAATCAGACAGCCCAAAGCAACAGTACGACATGTACTCTCATAAGGGCCCTTCTAATCTTTAGCGGCTTTCCATAAAATATCTTAAACACCTCTTAATGACACAGTGGGTAGTATTCTGTTGCACGTCTCCACGCTGAGGTCAGACTGAGATCACTGGTTATTTAACAGACACCAAGTAGGAAACAATGAACTAGTCAGAAGATGAAGTTTCTCACTTGTCATGTTTGGCCACAGTGCTGACAAAGACACTCCACTCAGACGGTATTTACCAGATGTAACATTctgcagaaaacaaatcaactttGTAAGTCATCACCAAGTAGAGACAACAGCCAGCTATTAATTTCAGGCTCAGGCTGCCACCTAGTGGCCATTTCACCACTCAATGACAAAGCCATTCACAGATGTGCAAAGAGTCACTTGCCAGTGTGAAGAAGAAGGTCAGGTTAGTTTTCGGTGTGTCCGATGTGAGCAGCAAGGAGGTGCTGTCTGGGTTACATGATCCAGAGCTGTTTGTATGACTGGGCTGAAGGTTCACAACCTGCACAGCCTAAATGAACACTCAAGGTGTCAGAGAGTACATAACCATTATGGTTTGATGTAGCTGCTCACAAAACTACTTAAGACAACATTTGTAAATACTTTAAGCCTtgcaacaacataaaaaaaaaagtcttaacaTGATGCAAAATTTGTCAGGGTGTGTCGTGTCTCCTTTGAAGGAGCAGCACTGGCAGGTTTATCTGAACGCTTCTTCTGCACGAGTAAGATCTGTTACAGAAACACCTGCTTATCTCACTACATTTGGCAGGAAGGCAGACTAGTTAAAGGCCGGCATTACGGTATTTGTGTGATATGCAGGAAGTCGTTAGAAACAGAACCTGTTCTGTGTACCTTGGTCTGGGAGCTGGTGCTGTAGGAGACATTCAGTTGGAGGCCCATATATGCCAGTAGACACACAGTTCCACTGCTGTTCCTGACGGTGTAGTTTCCCCTCTCCGGCGTGCCTGGGTCCTTGTGTGGTGGGGCAGGGGTTTGGGTAGGAGTGGGCGGAGCAACCGTGGCAAAACTCTGCTGGAGCGTGGCAGCTGTTTGGAAACAAGTGTTTCATTAAGTCAAGAGGCCTGTCTATAGAGGATTAGTACATCATGACATTTGCTTTTGTTTAGACACCACTTCTT
Proteins encoded in this region:
- the LOC117524536 gene encoding growth hormone-regulated TBC protein 1-A-like, with amino-acid sequence MEEPTAAVPCNSISNRTDPYGFERCHDFESYTEMMEEYATILNRRSMRWSKLLHGKPLIEKNMTVKRFVRKGVPNELRAKIWMAVSGAQERLEKNPGYYVSLLAMQHDMKVEETIRTDLHRTFPDNVLFQAKAQPGLQRALCNVLLAYGHHNKTVGYCQGMNFIAGYLIIITKDEEISFWLLDALLGRVLPDYYTMAMLGLKTDQEVLGELVKVKAPAVGQLMDQYPGVWTLVVTRWFICLYVDILPIETVLRIWDCLFYEGSKVLFRVALTLVLHHQPAILRSRSLCDVCECFKQITCGTFTLDCHTFMQKIFTQPGNLSRATIDKLRERCRRRIQEEESGQL
- the lamp1b gene encoding lysosome-associated membrane glycoprotein 1b produces the protein MMQISCVPSPCLGVTLFLLFTATLQQSFATVAPPTPTQTPAPPHKDPGTPERGNYTVRNSSGTVCLLAYMGLQLNVSYSTSSQTKAVQVVNLQPSHTNSSGSCNPDSTSLLLTSDTPKTNLTFFFTLNVTSGKYRLSGVSLSALWPNMTKHFTEHNNSLDYLRGTLGHSYMCRTAQTLRVTPDFSVSTFELQVQPFGVTGDQFGSAEECQLDEDDMLIPIVVGAALAGLVVIVLLAYLIGRKRSHAGYQTI